A section of the Lepus europaeus isolate LE1 chromosome 10, mLepTim1.pri, whole genome shotgun sequence genome encodes:
- the LOC133768957 gene encoding signal-regulatory protein beta-1-like, with protein sequence MPAPASQPPLPCAFLLLTLLLQLTAAAAQEELRVTQPDRWASVAEGNTVTLRCTMNTLVPVGPTKWFRGAGPDRKEIYSFKGGHYPRVTNVSDTTKRNNTDFSIRIRDITPADAGTYYCVKFRKQGGDDVEFKSGGGTQVSVSAKPSTPKVSGPGARATPEQTVDFTCESHGFSPRNISLKWFKNGNELPAFQTSVYPAGESVSYNVTSTAKVALASSDVHSQVICEVAHITLQGGPPLRGTANLSETIRGRQPHPTPCCPHLAAVPAPCWLCSGA encoded by the exons atgcctgcccctgcctctcagcCCCCTCTTCCTTGTGCTTTCCTGCTGCTGACGCTATTGCTGCAACTCACAG CAGCGGCAGCACAGGAGGAGCTGCGGGTGACTCAGCCTGACCGCTGGGCGTCGGTGGCAGAGGGAAACACGGTCACTCTGCGCTGCACCATGAACACCCTAGTGCCCGTGGGGCCCACGAAGTGGTTCaggggggctgggccagaccggaaGGAGATCTACAGCTTCAAGGGAGGCCACTACCCCCGAGTCACAAACGTCTCAGACACCACAAAGCGAAACAACACGGACTTTTCCATCCGCATCCGTGACATCACCCCAGCGGACGCCGGCACCTACTACTGCGTCAAATTCCGGAAGCAGGGTGGCGATGACGTGGAGTTTAAGTCTGGAGGAGGCACGCAGGTGTCTGTGAGTG CCAAGCCCTCCACCCCGAAGGTGTCGGGGCCTGGGGCGAGGGCCACCCCGGAGCAGACAGTGGACTTCACGTGTGAGTCCCACGGCTTCTCCCCCCGCAACATCAGCCTGAAATGGTTTAAAAACGGGAATGAGCTCCCGGCCTTCCAGACCAGCGTGTACCCCGCGGGAGAAAGCGTCTCCTACAACGTCACCAGCACTGCCAAGGTGGCCCTGGCTTCCAGCGATGTGCACTCCCAGGTCATCTGCGAGGTGGCCCACATCACCCTGCAGGGAGGCCCCCCTCTCCGTGGGACTGCCAACCTGTCTGAGACCATCCGAGGTAGACAACCACACCCCACCCCATGCTGCCCACACCTGGCTGCCgtgcctgccccctgctggctttGCTCTGGGGCCTGA